The segment TCTTCGTTATCACGTTGTGCATCAACAGGTTTTTCAGTTGTTGCTTTTGCTGACTGCTCGTCTTGTTGTTGACGTTGCTGTTTTTGCGCTTGAATTTCTTCTTTACGAGACTGACGCTTCTGCTCTTTCGCTTCATCGTTATTACGGTTTTGGCGAGGAGCTTTTGCAGCCTTGTCGTTTTGCTGTTGACGGTTTTTGTCATTACGGTCATTGCGACGACGATTTTGGCGTTGCTCGTTATTACGCTCTTGACGTTCGTCATTGTTCTCAACATCGTTGTTATCTTGTCGATTATTACGACGGTTGTTATCACGACTGTTGTCACGGTTATTACGACGGTTGTCAGAACGATCGTTGCGACGATTGTTGTTGCGACGATTATTTTGATTGTTGTTTTGTTCTGTTTTTGCTTCTGCTGGTTTCTCTTGTTGCTGTTCAGGGCTACCAGAGAAGAATGAAGCTAATACAGAGAAGAAACGGCTTAATAAACCAGGTTTCTTGGCTGATGCAGGAGCAGGTTTAGCCGTTACTTTTGGTGTCGGCTTAGTTGCAGGCTTTGCAACAGGCGCTGGTTGTTTTGGTGCAGTGAAACCTTGAAGTACTGGCTCTTCACGTTTTTTGATGACGCGCTCAGGTTGTGGTGCTTCAATTGCTTCAGCTTCTTTTAACGCTTCTAACGTTTTAGGTATATGGTAGGAAAGTGTGTCTTGCTCTTCACCTTCACGAATACGCAGGACTTCAAAGTGCGGCGTTTCCATATCAGAGTTCGGAACGATAACAACACGTACACCATGGTACTTTTCAATGTGCTGAACTGAACGACGCTTTTCGTTGAGAAGGTATGAGGCAACAGGTACAGGTACAATAGCAAGTACTTGGGAGCTGTTATCTTTTAGTGCTTCTTCTTCGATTAGTCGTAGAATTGATAGTGATAGTGATTCATTATCACGAACAACACCAGTGCCAGAACAACGAGGACAAACGTGGTGGCTCGCTTCTGCAAGAGAAGGGCTTAAACGTTGACGAGACATTTCAAGTAGACCGAAACGTGAGATTCGACCGATTTGAACACGTGCGCGATCCATACGAACAGCTTCACGTAAACGGTTTTCAACTTCACGTTGGTGGCGAACAGGTGTCATATCAATAAAGTCGATAACAACCAGACCACCTAAGTCACGTAGACGTAATTGACGTGCAATTTCATCGGCAGCTTCTAAGTTTGTCTGTAGTGCTGTTTCTTCAATATCGCCACCCTTTGTTGCACGAGCAGAGTTGATATCGATAGACGTTAATGCTTCTGTTGGGTCAATAACAACAGAGCCACCTGAAGGTAAACGAACTTCGCGCTGGAACGCAGAGTCAATTTGGCTTTCAATTTGGTAGTGGCTAAATAGTGGAACCTCACCCTCGTAACGCTTAACGCGAGACAAGAAATCAGGACGAACTAATTTAATATGATCACGTGCGCGGTCGAAAATTTTCGGGCTATCGATTAGAATTTCACCGATGTCACGACGTAAATAATCGCGGATTGCACGAGCAATCACATTACTTTCTTGGTGGATAAGAAACGGAGCTGATTGTGAATCGGCTGCTTCTTTTACAGCATTCCAATGGTTTAGTAGAACGTTTAAATCCCACTCAAGCTCTTCACCTGATTTACCCACGCCTGCTGTACGTACAATTAGACCCATACCTTGCGGTAAGTCTAATGTGCTTAGTGCAGCTTTAAGTTGGGTACGCTCTTCACCTTCGATACGACGAGAAATACCGCCAGCACGAGGGTTGTTAGGCATTAAAACAAGGTAACTACCTGCTAGAGAGATAAAAGTAGTAAGGGCTGCGCCTTTGTTTCCACGTTCTTCTTTATCAACTTGGACGATAACTTCTTGGCCTTCTTTTAGGACTTCCTTGATATTAGGACGACCTTGGTAAGAATAATTGGCAGGGAAGTAATCTTTCGCAACTTCTTTAAGAGGAAGGAAACCGTGACGCTCAGCACCATAGTCAACGAACGCTGCTTCCAGACTTGGTTCGATGCGTGTGATGCGGCCTTTGTAGATATTTGCTTTTTTAGATTCGTGACCAGGGCTTTCGATATCAAGATCAAATAGCTTTTGGCCATCAACTAATGCGACGCGCAACTCTTCCTTCTGAGTTGCGTTAATCAACATTCTTTTCATTATATTGTACTCATTTATTGTCGTTGTATTAGTACGCTAGTTACATCTGTTTTTTGATGGCGCCGGACTCCAAGTCTGATGTACGGTTGCAACCTCACGGTTGGAATGCAGGAGTGCTTTCTGGCCACACTTATCAGCCAACTGTATGTGAGATGGTTAGATCTAAAAAATACAGCTGGTATCACCACATTGAAGTGGTTGTATCTGTCACATCAAAAAAAAATGTAATTTGACGCACTAAAAAAAACTCCGATAACCCTAACGTCTTACGCCATTTGCTGCGTTTATTATCTGAGTTGTATAAAAAATAGCCATAAAGATGGTTATATGCTCATCTTGTCAATGAAGTAGGCAAAAAAACCTACCTCAGCACACAATGATAGCAGGCTCACTTTTTTGCGGCAATCTGCTTTATTTGCGTGATACAATCAAACCCATGACAGAAGATAAACCTAAAGTGCAATTCATCGACATTAGCGATGACTTTGCAGGCCAGCGGATTGATAATTTTCTCCGCGCTAGGCTTAAAAACGTACCAAAAAGTATGATTTACCGCATTTTGCGTAAAGGCGAGGTGCGAGTAAACAAAAAACGTATTAAACCTGAATATAAATTGCAGGATGGTGATCTAGTACGCGTACCGCCGGTTTTTGTTCCTGAAAAAGAAGAACAAGCACCAGTAAGTACCAAGTTGAATAAAGTCGCTGAATTAGAGCATTGCATTATCTATGAAGATGATCATATGTTAATTCTGAACAAACCATCAGGAACGGCAGTTCATGGTGGCAGTGGCTTAAAGTTTGGTGCTATTGAAGCATTACGAGCGTTACGCCCTGATGCACGATTTTTGGAACTCGTTCACCGAATTGACCGTGATACCTCGGGCATTTTGTTAGTGGCAAAGAAGCGTTCAGCTCTTCGTCAATTGCAAGAGCAATTTAGAAATAAAACGGTGCAGAAATATTACTTCGCTTTAGTAATGGGAGAATGGAAAGCGAATTGCCGAAAAGTCACTGCACCTTTGTTAAAAAATGAAGTAAACAGCATTGTACGTGTTAACCCACAAGGTAAAGCATCCGATACGCGTTTTAAGGTATTAGAGCGATTCCCACAGGCGACATTGGTACAAGCTAGCCCTGTAACGGGTCGTACGCATCAGATCCGTGTGCATTGTCAGTATGAAGGCCATCCTATTGCTTGGGATGATCGTTATGGTGATCCACGTTTTGATGCCTACACTAAAAAAACAGGTTTAGGGCGTTTGTTCCTTCATGCTGCAAATATCAAATTTACGCATCCAAGTACGGATGAAGCGATGGATATTAGCGCGCCAATGGAACCGGTTTTAGAACGTTGTTTGGAAAAACTACGTCAAATGTAACCAAAGTGAAAGGCGAGGAAATAGTCTCGCCTTTTGTTTTGCACGAATGTTAGTGACTAAGTCTTATAAAACAGAAACGTCCTCATTAGCTAACATTTCTGTTAATGCAATCAAAGGTAATCCTACGAGAGTGTTAGGATCGCGCCCTTCAAGTTTATCAAATAGTGCTATTCCTAAACCTTCGCTTTTAAAACTCCCAGCACAATATAAAGGTTGTTCTTTTCTCACGTAATTCTCAATTTGTTGTGTCGTTAGTGTTTTAAAGTGGACATGAAAGGGTTCACAAATGACTTGAGTTGATTGCGTTTTTGCATTGTAAACACATAGCCCTGTGTAAAAAGTAATGGTTTTGCCACTTGCGGCTTGTAATTGCCTACAAGCATTTTCTTCAGTATGGGGTTTACCTAAGATTTTCCCATCAATCACACAAACTTGATCTGATCCTATAATAAGAGAGTCTGGGTAAGTGCTGGCACAAGCTTTGGCTTTTAATTGTGCGAGTCTACAGACTAATTCTTGGGCGGATTCTGTGGGTAATACCGTCTCATCAGTTTCAGGGTTTGCCGTTTCAAAACGGATCGCTAACTTTTCGAGTAGCATTTTTCGGTAAGGGGAGGTTGATGCCAGTAATAATGGTTGTGTCATAACAGTGTTCTACACATCTAGAGTGAATTTTAATAGAACAATGATATAGGAAGTTTCACTATGATTGCTGCAACTTTTATTAGGATTATATTGAATTGAGATTGTTGTATTACGGTTGTTTCATTCCACAATTCGGTGTATGTTCCCGCATAATTTGTTAGATCCCCAATTAGACTAATGACAAGACTCATATTGTTCAAAATATATGTGGGTTATTGATAGCGACTGCATATGATTATACGTCTATATCAGTTGCTTTGTGCGCTATGTTGGGTGTTATTTCATCGATTGTTCCGACACGATCAAGTGATTGAGTAGCAGACATTTATAATTTTATTACTGAGATGTGGTGTCGAAGCGTTTTGTAATTTTCATCACAGCATGAGAATTGGTCAAAAGCTGTTAAATCACACACATTTCCTTTGACTCAAACAGACTATAAGGCTAATATTCGCGCCCTATGCAAAAGGTAAAATTGCCGCTAAAGGTAGATCCAGTACGCACAGCACAAAAAAGACTCGATTATGATGGCATCATCAAAGCCGATCTTTTGTCTCGCCTAGCTGAATCAACCCAGAGCGTAATAAGTGATGCAAACGTCAACTTGTCTTTTGACCTTGACCAACGTCGTATTCCTTTCATCCGCGGTATCGCAGATGTAGACGTGATGTTGACCTGTCAGCGATGTCAGGGAGAATTTCCACACCATATTCATGTGGAATTCTGTTATAGTCCGGTTCGCAACGAAGAAGCCGTAGATGAGTTACCGGAAGCCTATGAGCCGACAATCGTCGACGAAAATGGCGAGATCAACCTGATTCAACTTGTTGAAGACGAATTGATTCTGGAATTACCACAAGTCGCAATGCACGACGATGCTGATTGTAAAATTGGCTCGAAGAACATGTCTTTTGGTGAGATCCCCGTTGCTGATGAGCGTCCGAATCCGTTTGCAGTATTGAAAAATCTTAAGAGTTAAATTTAACAGGAGTAGGGTTAATGGCCGTACAAAAGAGCAAAAAATCACGTGCAGCACGTGGTATGCGTCGTTCACACGATGCCCTAACTACAGCAGCAGTTTCTGTAGATAAAGCATCTGGTGAGACTCACCTACGTCACCACGTGACAGCTGACGGTTTCTACCGTGGCCGCAAGGTTATCAACAAGTAAGGTTGAACCTTGATGGGTCTTACCGTTGCACTTGATGCAATGGGCGGGGATTTCGGTCCTCAAGTAACAGTGCCTGCCGCCGTGCAGGCACTGTTGCATTCGCCTGAGCTCAAACTTATTCTTTTCGGTGATCTAAGTGCAATCACTGCGCAGTTAACTCTCCTCAATAAGCTTAACCACCCTAGGCTAACGATCGTACATTGCGATACCGTTATCGCCAACGAAACACGTCCATCACAAGCCCTTAGACATAGTAAAGGCTCATCTATGCGTATGGCATTAGATGCAGTTGCAGCAGGCCAAGCAGATGCATGTGTCAGCGCAGGTAATACTGGCGCACTCATGGCATTATCACGTTTTGTGTTGAAACAACTTCCGGGTGTTGAACGTCCTGCATTAATTTCAGCGATACCCAATCGTGGTGAAAATCCAACATGGCTTCTTGATCTTGGCGCGAATGTGTCTTGCGATGCTGATACTTTATTCCAGTTTGCAGTTATGGGCTCTGTTCTTGCTGAACAAACCTTAGGTGCTATGCCGCGTGTCGCATTATTAAATATTGGCGAAGAAGAGATCAAAGGTAATGATTTAGTCAAACGTTGTGCTGAAATGTTGATTCAATCTCCGGATATCAACTATGTTGGCTACGTTGAAGGCCACCAACTTTATTCAGATAAAGCCGATGTTATAGTGTGTGATGGTTTCGTTGGCAACGTGAGTTTAAAGACCAGCGAAGGGGTCGCAAACTTATTTATTGAACGGATAAAACGTGCAATAGGTAGAAACCCAATTCGACGCATTATTGCTAAATGGCTGTTTAGTGAGCTATTTGAGAGCTTGCAACAGTTGAACCCCGACCAGTATAACGGTGCAAGTCTGTTAGGATTGCGCGGTATTGTGGTTAAAAGCCATGGAAGTGCTGATACTGTCGCTTTCGCTCATGCGATAAGTGAAGCGGTTTACGAAGTTAAACAACAAATACCGAACAAAATCAGTGACCGTTTAGAAGAGGTCCTACTCGAGAGGCACTATTAGTCTTCATGAATAGCAAAATTCTAGGAACTGGCAGCTACCTGCCACAACAAGTACGCTCGAATGCGGACTTAGAAAAAATGGTAGAAACAAGCGATGAGTGGATTGTGACACGAACAGGTATTCGTGAACGTCGTATTTCGTCTGAAGATGAAACTGTTGCCGTAATGGGCTACCAAGCTTCGTTAAAAGCAATTGAGATGGCGGGGATTGATAAAGAAGATATCGATCTGATCATTGTTGCCACTTCTAGTGCCAGCCATTCATTTCCATCAGCAGCTTGCCAAGTGCAAGGTATGCTAGATATTAAGGGCTGTCCTGCATTTGATTTATCTGCGGCGTGTACAGGCTTTGTTTATGCGTTAAGTGTTGCTGATCAGCATATCAAAACGGGTATGGCGAAAAATGTACTTGTTATTGGTTCTGATGCACTTTCTCATTGCTGTGATCCAGAAGATCGCTCAACCATTATTTTATTTGGTGATGCGGCGGGTGCGGTTGTGATTGGTGCGAGTGAAGAGCCGGGTATTATTTCAACGCATTTATATGCTGATGGTCATTTTGGTGGTTTATTAAGTCTAGCTGTGCCAGAACATGGTAAAGATTTTGATGCCAACAAGTGGCTTTACATGGCAGGTAATGAAGTATTTAAAGTGGCGGTAACCCAGTTATCGAACTTAGTGAAAAGTACGCTTGCTGAAAATAATATGGATAAGTCAGAGTTAGATTGGCTTGTGCCTCACCAAGCGAATATGCGTATTATCTCAGCGACGGCGAAAAAATTATCTATGTCGATGGATCAAGTTGTGGTTACGCTTGATCGTCATGGTAATACATCAGCAGCAACTGTCCCAACAGCATTAGATGAAGCGGTTCGTGATGGCCGTATTCAACGTGGTCAAACATTATTACTAGAAGCGTTTGGTGGCGGTTTCACTTGGGGCTCAGCATTAGTGAAGTTTTAATCAAGTGATTAAACATTACTGATTTGCTTTTATTTTTAGTGCATTAAAACTAATAAGCAATATATTAGTTTTAATGCATATTAATCGACTAATGATTAGTCAATAAATAAGGATTCTCGAATGTCTAAGTTCGCGATTGTTTTCCCAGGTCAGGGCTCTCAAACCGTTGGTATGCTAGCTGAATTAGCAGAACAATTTGATGTGGTTAAAGAAACGTTCTCTGAGGCATCTGATGCGCTAGGTTACGATCTTTGGGCGTTGGTTCAAAACGGCCCAGCAGAAGATTTAAACCAAACACAACGCACTCAGCCTGCATTGTTAACAGCATCTGTTGCGATTTGGCGTGTATGGCAGCAGCAAGGTGGTGAGCAACCAACGCTACTTGCTGGTCACAGCCTTGGTGAATATTCTGCACTAGTATGTGCAGGTGTTATTGATTTTAAAGCTGCGGTAAAACTGGTTGAACTTCGTGGTCAACTAATGCAAGAAGCAGTACCGGCTGGAGTTGGTGCTATGTCTGCAATTATCGGTCTTGATAACGATGCAATTGCGAAAGCATGTGAAGAAGCGGCTCAAGGCGAAGTATGTTCTCCTGTTAACTTCAATTCGCCGGGCCAGGTTGTTATTGCTGGTAATAAAGAAGCGGTAGAGCGTGCAAACGTTCTGTGTAAAGAAGCGGGTGCTAAACGTGCGCTTCCTCTTCCTGTTTCTGTGCCTTCTCACTGCGCATTGATGAAACCTGCTGCGGATAAACTTGCAGTAGCACTAGAAACTATCGAATTTAATGCACCGTCTGTACCTGTTATTAACAATGCTGACGTGGCAACAGAAACTGATCCAGCAGCGATTAAGCTTGCACTCGTTAAACAGTTATACAGCCCAGTACGTTGGACTGAATCTGTTGAGCGCATGGCTGCAGAAGGTATCGAAGAATTATTAGAAATGGGTCCAGGTAAAGTATTAACTGGCCTAACTAAGCGTATTGATCGCGCACTTAGCGGTGCTGCAGTTAATGATATTGCTTCATTAGAAGCGGCTATGGCTAAGTAGTCATTAAGCTTTAAAGAGGATTTACAATGAGCCTGGAAGGTAAAGTTGCACTAGTTACAGGTGCAAGCCGTGGTATCGGCCGTGCAATTGCTGAAATTTTAGCAGAGCGTGGCGCAACAGTTATTGGTACTGCAACATCTGAAAGTGGTGCTGAAGCTATTAGTGCGTATCTTGGTGACAAAGGTAAAGGTCTCGCTCTAAATGTGACTTCACCTGAGTCTATTGAATCAGTTTTAAAACAGATTAAAGCAGATTTTGGTGATGTTGACATTTTGGTGAACAATGCTGGTATCACTCGTGATAATCTGTTGATGCGCATGAAAGATGATGAATGGCAAGATATCCTTGATACGAACCTAACATCTATCTTCCGCCTTTCTAAAGCGGTACTGCGTGCAATGATGAAAAAACGTAATGGTCGTATTATCAGCATTGGCTCTGTTGTGGGTACTATGGGTAATGCGGGTCAAACGAACTACGCAGCAGCAAAAGCTGGCCTATTAGGTTTCACAAAATCAATGGCACGTGAGGTAGCTTCTCGTGGTATTACTGTTAACGCAGTCGCTCCCGGTTTTATCGAAACTGATATGACCAAAGCGTTAAATGATGACCAACGTGCAGCAACACTTGCAAATGTACCTGCAGGTCGTTTAGGTGATCCGCGTGAAATTGCAGCATCTGTTGCATTTTTAGCCTCGGATGATGCTGCTTACATAACGGGCGAAACGTTGCACGTTAACGGCGGTATGTACATGATTTAATCAAAAGATTTGCAATACTTAATGACGCAAGTCAAACTGATCTAGTTTTATGATAAAATCGTGGTTTGACCAGCACTATGAGTGTTGCAACTTTTGTCGTAATGAATAAACTACAGCAAATCGCATTAGCGAATTCTTGTTAAGGAAATATATTAGTATGAGCAACATCGAAGAACGCGTAAAAAAAATCATCGTTGAGCAACTAGGCGTAGACGAAGCTGAAGTTAAAAACGAATCATCTTTCGTTGACGATCTAGGTGCAGACTCACTAGATACAGTTGAACTAGTAATGGCTCTTGAAGAAGAATTCGATACAGAGATTCCAGACGAAGAAGCTGAAAAAATTACTACTGTTCAAGCTGCAATCGACTACGTAAACAGCGCACAGTAATATAAAAATGAATATATCCAGGCGGTCTTTATGACCGCCTGTTTTTTTTTAATTCCTGTTTTATCCTCAATTCCCGGAGAAATTAATCGTGTCTAAGCGTCGTGTAGTTGTAACTGGCATGGGTATGCTTACCCCGGTTGGTAATTCTGTTGAATCTTCTTGGAAAGCTTTACAGTCTGGCACTAGTGGTATTAGTACTATCCAACATTTTGATGCAAGCGCATTTGCTACTCAATTTGCCGGCATGATCAAAGACTTCAATTGTGAAGATTACATGTCTAAGAAAGATGCTCGCAAAATGGATTTATTCATTCAGTATGGCATTGCGGCTGGCGTACAAGCTTTCAAAGATTCAGGTATTGAAGTTACTGAAGAAAATGCAGCACGCATTGGTGTTGCTATCGGTTCTGGTATTGGTGGTTTAGGTTTAATCGAAGCTGGCCATCAAGCTTTTATGGAAAAAGGTCCGCGCAAAATTAGCCCGTTCTTTGTTCCTTCGACAATTGTAAATATGATTGCAGGCCACATGTCTATCATGCATGGTCTTCGCGGTCCAAACATTGCTATATCTACGGCGTGTACAACAGGCCTTCATAACATTGGCCATGCTGCACGTATGATTGCTTACGGCGATGCTGACGCTATGGTTGCTGGTGGTGCAGAAAAAGCATCGACAGAACTAGGTATGGGCGGCTTTGCTGCTGCTAAAGCGTTATCTACACGTAATGATGATCCTCAAGCGGCTTCTCGTCCATGGGACAAAGATCGCGATGGTTTCGTGTTGGGTGACGGCGCTGGTGTAATTGTATTAGAAGAATACGAACATGCTAAAGCGCGTGGCGCAAAAATTTATGCTGAGCTTGTAGGCTTTGGTATGAGTGGTGACGCTTATCACATGACTTCACCAAGTGCTGATGGTTCAGGTGGTGCGTTAGCGATGGAAGCTTGTATTCGTGATGCGGGCATTAATGCAGACCAAATTGGCTACATTAATGCGCACGGTACATCGACACCTGCTGGTGATGTTGCTGAAACATTAGGTATTAAGCGCGCTATGGGTAGTGCGGTTGACAACGTGATGGTATCTTCGACTAAATCAATGACTGGTCACCTGTTAGGTGCTGCAGGCTCTGTTGAGTCAATCATCACAATTCTAAGCCTTGTTGATCAAGTGGTTCCGCCAACAATTAACTTGGATAATCCAGGTGAAGGTTGTGATCTGGACTATGTTCCAGGTGAAGCACGCCAAGCAAATCTAGAGTACGCATTGTGTAACTCATTTGGTTTCGGCGGTACTAACGGTTCATTATTATTTAAGAAAATGTAGTTACATTTGTCTCTAAATAGCATCAGGAAAATCGCTTAATAACCTGATATGATTAGCAGCCCGATATCTTTGTAGGTATCGGGCTGTTTTTTATCATAAAAAAGGATAATCGATGGCGTTTATTAACAGTCAGAAGCAACGAGAGTTAACAATAACTGATCGTGCTACACAATATGGAGATGGCTGTTTTTCGACAATAGGCGTTAAACAGGGAAAACTGTTGTTATGGCGGTTTCATCTTGATCGTTTACAACAAACGTTGCGTAAATTGGCGATTAATGAACCTGATTGGGATCAAGTATTCTTGCAAGCTGAACAATTCGCGGCGACATTTACAGATCGTGGTGGGGTAAAAATATTAATTAGTCGAGGTTGTGGCGGTCGGGGTTATAGTCCAACGGGTTGCAATGACACGACAGTTATTTTTAGTGCATTCAATTGGCCAGCTCATTATGAGCAATGGCAGAAAAAAGGCATCATATTGGGTGTTTGTCAGCAGCAACTGGGTTACAGTCCAATGCTTGCGGGTATGAAGCACTTAAATCGATTAGAACAGGTGCTTTTAAAACAAGAAGTCGAAAATAATCAATGGTTGGATGCTGTGGTACTCAATACCAATAATCATGTTATTGAAACAACGGCATCTAATATCTTCTGGCGTAAAGGAAATATTGTCTATACGCCTGAATTAACTGGATCGGGAGTTGAGGGTGTAATGCGTCGACACGTCATTACATTGCTTTCAACTTTGCCATATACGTTAGAATTTGGTGATTATTTATTGGCAGATTTGCTTTGTGCCGATGAAGTATTTATAACCAATGCGTTAATGGAGTTAGTGCCAATAAAGGCGATTGACTCTACCTATTATCAAGAACAGTCACTACTCGACGTATTAAAAAAGAGGCTATATACGTGTTAAAGAAGTTGATTCTTATTGTTTTCATTCTTGCTGCAATAGCGGCAGGGGCTGCTGGCTGGGCATATACTCAAGTTAAGAATGAGCTAAATCTGCCCGTTATTAATACTGAGCAGGTAATGTTAACAGTTAAACCAGGGACATCGTTTAGAGGGTTAATTAATCAGCTTGTACAAGATAAAGTGATCAAAGTATCACAATGGACGCGCTGGGTCGGAAAGTTAGATCCATCGTTAACGGATATTAAGGCTGGTACTTACGGTCTAGAGCCAAACAAAACATTGCAAGAAGTGTTGGCATTGATTGCTTCGGGCAAAGAGTTTCAATATTCAATTACCTTGGTTGAAGGTGAGCGTTTTAGTGAATGGCTAAAAAAAATTCAAGCAGCGCCTGAATTAAAGCATGTCAGTGATGGCATGACAGAGCCACAAATTGCGAAAGCGATTGGTATTGATAACGCGAAAATTGAAGGTTACTTATTGCCTGATACTTATCATTACACGGCGGGTACTTCGGATATTGCGGTATTAAAACGTGCTTATCTAGCAATGAACAAAGAGTTAGCGACAGCATGGGAACTACGTGAGAAAGATCTACCTTTAAAAGATCCTTATCAAGTGTTGATCATGGCTTCTATTATTGAAAAAGAAACCGCTGTGCCAACAGAACGAGGTTTGGTTGCGTCTGTATTTATGAATCGTTTGCGTAAAGGGATGCCTTTACAAACCGACCCAACCGTTATTTATGGCATGGGGGATAAATATGACGGTAATATTACTAAAAAAGATCTTAGAACCCCAACCCCTTATAACACCTATACTATCAAAGGGTTACCACCAACACCGATAGCAATGCCAAGTAAAGCGTCGGTATTTGCTGCTGTGGATCCTGATACGAGTAATTACTATTATTTCGTTGCTGACGGTAAAGGTGGGCACAAATTCTCTACAACTTTGGTTGAGCACAACCGTGCGGTTCGTGCATACCTGAAAACATTAAGAAAACAGTCACAATGATCGGTAAATTTATTGTCATCGAAGGCCTAGAAGGGGCCGGTAAAAGTACTGCGATAAAGCAAGTTATCGCGACATTGGCGCAGCATGGTATTCATGACCCTGCATCAACGCGAGAGCCTGGCGGTACACCCTTAGCTGAGCAAATGCGTGCACTGGTTAAAGAAGGGCATCCCGATGAGCCATTAACAGATATGGCTGAATTATTACTGCTATATGCGGCACGTATTCAATTGGTTGATAACGTCATAAAACCTGCATTGAACCAAGGTCAGTGGGTCGTTGGTGATCGTCATGATATGTCATCCCAAGCATACCAAGGAGGCGGTCGTGGTTTTGATAAAGCATTAATGGAAAATTTACGCGATACGATATTGGGTGATTTTCGTCCTGATTTGACGATTTATATGGATATCGATCCTGAACTGGGACTACAACGTGCTCGTGGGCGCGGCGCGTTAGATCGTATTGAACAAATGAATGTCGATTTCTTTCATCGTGCGCGTGCACGTTTCCTTGAATTATCAGAAAATCAGCCAAACGTCATTATTGTCGATGCAAGCCAGAGTTTAGAAAAAGTTACTGAAGATCTACAGTCTGCGCTGAATGCGTGGTTGGAGCAGCAATAACATGTTGTATCCGTGGCAAGAATCGTTATGGCAGAATTGGCAACAGTTGTTAGAACAAAAGCGGCTTCACCATGCCATTTTGTTATTGGCGATAAAAGGCAGTGGCCGTGATGCCCTCGCGCGA is part of the Photobacterium angustum genome and harbors:
- the tmk gene encoding dTMP kinase, whose product is MIGKFIVIEGLEGAGKSTAIKQVIATLAQHGIHDPASTREPGGTPLAEQMRALVKEGHPDEPLTDMAELLLLYAARIQLVDNVIKPALNQGQWVVGDRHDMSSQAYQGGGRGFDKALMENLRDTILGDFRPDLTIYMDIDPELGLQRARGRGALDRIEQMNVDFFHRARARFLELSENQPNVIIVDASQSLEKVTEDLQSALNAWLEQQ